A window of the Archaeoglobus neptunius genome harbors these coding sequences:
- a CDS encoding glycosyltransferase family 2 protein, producing MVVTFNRKKLLLECLKALRTQTRPPDAIFIIDGPSTDGTPEALRDQGYIKKIPPHESKSHSWTTGHIIVSDSGKPIRVIYVRLYEDVGGAGGFHEGIKRAYSEGYDWIWVMDDDAEPKKDALEQLLNYVDLPNAVVVTPLKLNVNGKFVGHRGTFVDGNFLKFRVALWSQAQKYISIHHSSFVGPLIKKDAIDSIGFPLREFFIWYDDVEYFLRLIKIGAVYMIPSSVIVHKEETKISEVKQIGPLKRRVIPYGKFWKLYFEYRNWAYLGYRYAPRIQFFKKLITNYLLIIGGILLFDDHKLSRIFFVTSAYLDGLRGIFDNDKPKRILYGGNKNG from the coding sequence GTGGTCGTCACGTTTAACCGGAAGAAACTTCTGCTTGAGTGCCTAAAGGCCCTTAGAACTCAGACAAGACCTCCTGATGCGATTTTTATTATTGACGGCCCATCTACCGATGGTACCCCAGAAGCTCTCAGAGATCAGGGATATATTAAAAAAATTCCTCCACATGAGTCCAAATCCCATTCTTGGACAACTGGACACATCATCGTTTCAGATTCTGGAAAGCCAATTAGGGTGATTTATGTGCGTCTTTACGAAGATGTAGGTGGTGCAGGTGGATTTCATGAAGGAATCAAGCGAGCATATTCAGAAGGTTATGACTGGATATGGGTGATGGATGATGATGCGGAGCCCAAAAAAGATGCTTTGGAACAGTTGTTAAATTATGTTGATTTACCTAATGCAGTTGTTGTCACGCCTTTAAAATTAAATGTTAATGGTAAATTTGTAGGTCACAGAGGTACTTTTGTCGATGGAAATTTTTTGAAATTCAGAGTTGCGCTATGGAGCCAAGCTCAAAAATATATTAGTATACATCACTCCTCTTTTGTCGGCCCGTTAATAAAAAAAGATGCGATAGATAGTATAGGCTTTCCACTACGTGAATTCTTTATATGGTATGATGATGTTGAGTACTTTTTACGATTAATAAAAATTGGTGCTGTGTATATGATTCCGTCATCGGTAATAGTCCATAAAGAAGAGACTAAAATTTCTGAGGTTAAGCAAATAGGTCCCTTAAAACGGAGAGTTATTCCTTATGGGAAATTCTGGAAATTATATTTCGAGTATAGAAACTGGGCGTATCTCGGATATAGGTACGCTCCAAGAATACAATTTTTCAAAAAACTGATTACTAATTACCTATTAATAATTGGTGGAATTCTTCTTTTTGACGATCACAAGCTGAGTAGGATTTTTTTCGTAACATCAGCTTATCTGGATGGCCTGAGAGGTATTTTTGATAACGATAAGCCTAAGAGAATACTGTATGGGGGGAACAAGAATGGGTGA
- a CDS encoding glycosyltransferase family 2 protein produces MMAKRVSVIIPTYKRYEDPLLTLQSLNTQTILPDEVIIFDESPDDRLRQILKVVNMGYPVRYVWAPSKFPSLARVRNKSTRLAKGDIIVFLDDDVILHSEYLKNMLSFLEDHPEVLGVTGCITNIRLPRLYRMFSSLFLLFRQTKRPKVQRSFIPTMSSCKEHVPTQWLSGCNMAYRRKVLEKFDFDWKLLKYSYSEDVDFSYQIYKKYGSNSLYLVRGSLLIHKKSPSGRLLGYSLEAHRCVTNLYMLYKHFGDTKLNILVFLWRNSGEILTHFVSGIIHKDLKTEIRNILTILRAIKFALKNLTRIKKGDIIELQKYH; encoded by the coding sequence ATGATGGCAAAAAGAGTCTCGGTGATAATACCGACCTACAAGAGATATGAGGATCCACTCTTAACGCTTCAGTCACTGAACACCCAAACGATTCTACCTGATGAGGTTATAATATTTGATGAATCTCCTGATGACAGGTTACGTCAAATTTTAAAGGTTGTAAATATGGGCTATCCTGTGAGGTATGTTTGGGCCCCCTCAAAGTTCCCGTCTTTAGCCCGTGTGAGAAATAAGTCTACAAGGTTGGCTAAAGGGGACATAATAGTATTCCTCGATGATGATGTAATTCTCCATTCAGAGTATCTGAAGAACATGCTGAGTTTTTTAGAAGACCATCCCGAAGTTCTTGGAGTTACCGGATGTATAACAAATATTAGGCTCCCCAGGTTATATCGGATGTTCAGTTCATTGTTTTTACTTTTTCGCCAGACTAAAAGACCTAAGGTGCAGCGCTCTTTCATACCAACAATGTCTAGTTGTAAAGAACATGTTCCGACACAGTGGCTTTCTGGATGCAATATGGCGTATAGGCGAAAGGTCCTTGAAAAATTTGATTTTGATTGGAAACTATTGAAATACAGTTATTCAGAAGATGTTGATTTTTCTTACCAGATATACAAGAAATATGGTAGCAATAGTCTTTATCTCGTTAGAGGATCTCTGCTGATCCACAAAAAATCACCATCTGGAAGGTTGCTTGGATATTCCCTCGAAGCCCATAGATGTGTAACGAATCTTTATATGCTGTATAAACATTTTGGAGATACTAAGCTTAATATTCTGGTGTTTTTATGGCGAAACTCAGGAGAAATACTAACTCATTTTGTAAGCGGCATAATTCATAAAGACCTAAAAACAGAAATAAGAAATATATTGACAATACTTCGCGCCATAAAATTTGCTCTAAAGAACTTAACACGGATAAAGAAAGGTGATATAATTGAGTTGCAAAAATACCATTAG